Below is a window of Oceaniferula flava DNA.
GGGGTCATTGAGCACCCGGGGCAGCGAGCGGACTGCCTTTTTGCAGATCTCAATGGCTTCCGGCACATCGGTGGCGTAGGAGACGCCGACGTCTGCTTTGATGCGGACAATGCGATCGGTGAACGACCAGTTGACCACCTTATTGGTTACAAAGTCCTCGTTCGGGATGAGGATCTCTTTGCGGTCGCGGGTGATCACCGAGATGTAGCGGGTGCGGATGGAATTGATCCAGCCGAAGGTGCCGTCGATTTCGATAACGTCGCCCGGCTTGATCGATTTATCCAGCAGGATGATTACGCCGGAGACCAGGTTGGAGATGACCTTTTGCAGACCAAAACCAAGACCGAGACCCAGGGCTCCGGAGAATACGGCCAGACCACCGAGCGGGACGCCGCCAATTTTCAAGGCCCAGATGCAGGCGCCGAAGTAGAGTAAAATTCGCGACCCCTTACCGATCAGCACCTTGATCGACGGGGGGATGTCGCTGCGTGGTTTGACCACGGCATCGATGAAGCGGGTGGAAAGCCCGACCAGCCAGAGCAGCAGAAACAGGGCGGCGATGCCGGCTGTGATCGACCACAGGTTAATCTCGATGCTACCCAGCGGCAGGCGGATGTTTTGCAATGCCTGGCTGAGCGGGGTCAACCAGCCAAAGAGGTGTAGGGCGAAAATGAAAAGCATGGCGCCACCGAGCAGTCGAGGCGCGGCCCGGCCTTTCGACAGAGCGGTGGCAAACTGATAGATGACAAAGGCGGTGACCAGCAGGGCGGTGGTGTAAATGTAGCCACTGGGCACGGGGGCAAGGCCCTTGGCGACCTGACTGGCCGACCAATTTATCCGCGCCGACCAAGTGATCCACAGCAGGAAGCAGGTCAGCGCCGGCACGCCATTGATGCCCTTGCCAAGTTCAAAGAAGCGGGTGACGAACTTCTGGCAGACCGAGCCTGGGGCGAACAGGGTTCTGCGAATCAGGTGGGTGCCCACTACGCCACCAGCCGCACAGAGAATGATGACCGCCCACTGCCAGTAATCCTGGCGGTCGTTGACGAGGGCAAAGAGGGTGCTCTTGATGGCTTCGAGGTCGATCATCGGGGTGGTGAACACTAGGTGCTGACGTGGCAAATAGCGAGTTTTAACACTCTACCACATTCACCGCAAGTCCGCCACGTGAGGTTTCCTTGTATTTCTCCTGCATATCCTTGCCGGTGTCCTTCATGGTTTTGATCACCTTGTCGAGCGAGACGAAGTGGGTGCCATCGCCTGACATGCAGATGCGGGCAGCGTTGATCGCTTTCACCGCGCCCATGGCATTGCGCTCGATGCAGGGGATCTGGACGAGACCTCCGATCGGGTCACAGGTCAGCCCCAGGTTGTGCTCCATGCCGATTTCCGCGGCGTTCTCGACCTGGTGGTGGTCGCCTCCAAGGTAATCGACCAATGCCCCGGCCGCCATCGAGCAGGCGACACCAACCTCACCCTGGCAGCCGACATCGGCGCCGGAAATCGAGGCGTTTTTCTTGTACAAGGTGGCAATGGCTCCCGCCGTCAGTAGGAAACGGTGCACCGCCTCGCGTTGATCGTTGTTTTTCTGGTGGGGGCTGTGTTTGAAGCGGGTGGCGTAGTGCAGCACCGCGGGGATGATGCCGGCGGCGCCATTGGTGGGCGCAGTTACCACGCGGCCTCCAGAGGCGTTCTCTTCGTTGACTGCGAGGGCGTAGAGATTGACCCAATCGAGGATGCTCAAGGGATCTGTCAGTCCGGTCTCCGCCTTGCCCATGAGTTTTTTATGCACTGCCTTTGCTCGTCGGTTGACGTGCAGGCCGCCGGGCATGATGCCTTCGTTCTCGCAGCCGGAGCGCACGCACTCCTGCATCGCCGCCCAGATTCGGTCTAAGGCCGCGCGGGTTTCCTCCTCGGGGCGCACCAAGTTTTCATTGGCCATGATGATCTCGGGGATTGAGATATGATGTTGATCGCAGAGTGCCGTTAAGGCATCGGCGGAATCGAAGGGATAGACAGGCTCAACCTCGTTGCCAAAGTTGGGGTTGTTCATCTCCTCCTCGGTGGCGATGAACCCGCCGCCGAGCGAGTAGTAGATTTCCTCCATCAGCACCTCACCTGCCGCATCCAATGCCAGAAGATGCATACCATTCGGGTGCATTGGTAGTGGTTGGACGCGATGAAATGTGAGGTGTTCGCGCTCGTGGAAATCCACCTCATGGGGGGCATTCCAGATGAGCTTCTGGCGAGATCGGGTCGCTTCCAGAAGCTCGGGGATGCGTTTGGCATCGATCGATTCAGGATCGTTGCCCATCATGCCGAGGATCACCGCGGTATCGGTGCCGTGGCCTTTTCCGGTGGCGGCCAGGGAGCCGTAGAGGTCGCATTTCAAACAGGCAACCCGATCGGCCACAGGGGCTGACGCGAGGTCTTTGGTGAACTGATAGGCGGCGCGCATGGGGCCCACGGTGTGGGAGCTTGAAGGACCGATGCCGATGGTAAATAGATCGAGAACTGAGATCATTACAAAAAAGCTAGGCGGGATCGATTTCTTCCAAAGCACTGAACACGGGACCTGGCACGTAGCGGCGGACCGTTTCCTGCCAACCAGCCGGGCCGATCAGACTCTTAACCATGCTGGACGAGAGTTCGGCGATATCGCGTGGAGGCATCAGGAAGGTGGTGGTGATGTTGGGCGCCATATCGGCATTGATGTGGCGCATCACACGCTCGTATTCGTAATCGTCCGCCGCCCGGATGCCACGCAGGATATACTGGGCACCGACTTCGCGGGCGTAATCGACCAAATAACGATTATTGAACTCGGAAATCGTGAGTCGCTCGCAGGAAGGAATCGATTCCCGCAGCAGTTGCAAGCGTTCGTCCACGCTGAAGCTATAATTCTTGGCTGGGTTGCTTCCGATAGCGACATAGAGTCGATCGAAGAGTTCCAGGCCCTGTTTGATCATCCAGAGGTGACCATTGGTGGGGGGATCAAAAGATCCGGCGTAGACGGCGGTGCGCATGAGAACGTGTTAGGTAGGTGTGATGGATGCTGGTTTAGTCTTCCCAGATCATGTGAGTTTTCGCGAGATTGTTGGCGCGCTTGGCCGCTTCCTCCGCGCGGGGGCCTTTGAACGTGGCGATACGGCGGGCGAATTTCACCGCAGCCTCCCAGCGTTTGTCGCTTTCCAACATGGCGAGGGCCTTGAATCCACAGCGGTAGAACCATAGCCATTCGACTTCGTTCAGGGGCAGAACTTGACCGGCATCAGCCTGGATAATGACATCAATGTAGGAGTCCAGAGCCTTGCCGCGTTGTTTGTTGCTTTCGTAAGTCTGGCCTCGGAGGAAATGAATACGGTTATGCCATGCCAGTGGCAGGTTTTTTTCCGCGAGGAGGTCGTTGTAAATGGCGATGGCTTGATCGTATTTCGCACTATCGGTTGACCCCTGACGGTGCAAGCAGTCGGCTAACAGCACGCCGGCAGCCCGACGGATGGAAGGGTCCTTAGCCTTTTGCAGCGGAGCCAAGGTCTTCTCGGCTTTCTCATACTGGCGTAGGTCGATCAGCACCCGGCTCTGCTGAATGCGAGCTTCAGTGGCGAGCGGGTGATCGCTTTCGATGATCTGTTGGAACATCGAAATGCTCTCTTCCCGGGCCTGGGAGGTGCCTCCCAAGCGAGCAGCCATGGCGGCGTAAAACTCGGCGTAAGGTTTGTAGGGGCTGTCAGGATATTTGGCGGCAACCTCTTGGAAAATCCGGCGTGCCTTGTTGAAATCCTCGTTGTGATAGTGAGCCTCGCCCATCTTCACCATCATGCTGGGCAGGTAGAGGCTGTCTTTGAATTTGCGAATGAAGCTTTCGGCAATCTTGGCTGCGGCCGGCCAGTTCTGGATCAACTCCTCGGCACGGATAGCGATGCGGGCGATGGTGTGCAGGTCTTCCTGGGTGGTGAGTCGACTGCGAATGATCTCGAGGTGGGCCTTGGCCAGCTCCACGTCCGGGGGGCTGATATCGACACAGGCAGATGCCAGAGCGAGGTGGGCTTCGTTCACTCGCGGATGGTCCGGGTGCGCCATGATGAAACTATCCAGATCGCTTCGGCCGGCGATGTCACCCTGGCTACATTTCCACAAGGCTCGCTCGAGTGTTAATGAGGTCAGGATTTTTTGGTCCTGGGTGGAGGCTGCGATTTTGTCGAAACTCTTCAGATTGCTGGAAAGCAGTGACATCACACCGGCATTGATGCTGGCGGCGGAGGCGATGTCCGACGAGGCGGATTCGAGCGCAAAGTTAAATGCCGGCAGAGCCTGCTTCGGTTGGCCGGCCTTGGCTAACAGCAGTCCACGAAGAAAGCTCGCTTGATCTTTGAGGCGCGGGGAGAAGGCGATTTTTTCCATCACCTCGAGCGTGTAAGTCGCCAGCTCCGGTTGATTACGTTTGAGATGGAGGTAAGCGGTGTCGAGCAGTGAGGCCGATGATAGGCGCATGTAGAGCTCGTTGGCGTAGATGTTGTGGGAAAACTGGATGGCTCGCAATCGCGTCAGTAAGGCCAGGGCCTTGAGGTGGTTGTTCGGATCGGCCGAACGCGCGAGCAGTTTGGCCCGATAGTAGAGCGAGAGGGTGATCCGATCGCTGTAGGCGGTGGTGGAGGGAGTTTGGATGGGGATGGCATCGGCGCTGGCGCCGGCGAGGTAGAGGGGATTATCGAGCACCGGTGCCTCATCGCTCCATTCACGCAGCTTGACCAAGGTGGGGTGATCCATGGGGACTTCTTCAGGCAGGAGACGAATCAAGCGCAGGAACAGCGGCTGCAGGACTGAGGAGTCGGGGTGATCGGTGATGTATTGCACCAGGGTGGCGATGGCTTTGTCATTTTGCTCACTCGCGGCCTGGGCGTCGGCGAGTCCCAGCACGCAGGCGCGGAAGATGCGCTCGCTGAGGTGGTCCGGGGCGGTGATTAACGACTGAAAACGATTGATGGCCTCCTCGGCCTTGCCCTCGCTGAGCTGCTTTCGGGCATTCAAATACTCCTTCAATTTCGCGGCGCCGGAATTTTGCTCATCGACTCGGTTCAGAGCTTCCTCGGCGGCTTCAAAGTGGCCGAGGTTGATGTGGATCTCGGCGGCGAGCAGGTTGGCGGTGTTGCGGATTTCGGGGTGCTTGGATTGATCCAAGGCGGTGAGTGTGGCAGTTGCGGCGGAGGTTTGGTTCAGTGCCAGCTGGATGCGGGCGCGAGCGAGTTGGGTTTCACTGAATTGGGCATGAGTCTTGGGCACCTCGGCGAGAGCGGCTTCTGCTTCTTGGTAGCGGCCCAACGATGCAAGCGCTTCCGCTTTCCAAACGACGGCAGATGAAACCTCGGCAAGCTTCTCACTATTCAGGATTTTCAGCGCTTCTTCGGCCTGCAATCGGGTGCCTTGCTGGGAGAGGCTGGAGCGGATCAATGCCTCGGCGAGGGCCAATGAAGTATATGCTCTGGCGTCCTCCCCGAGCTTTGCTTGATCGAGCACGGTGCGGAATTTTTGGATCGCAATGTCCGCCAGTTGACCATCCATCGCCTTGGCCCCTTCCTGATAGGTCGCATTTTTGGCCAGCTCACGCATCGCCTTAGATTGACTGGGCGCGGCGGTGAGTGAGATGGTCAGCAGGCTGATCAGGATGAGAAGTCGCAGAAGCACAAACGCATTATGCTTTATTTTGGGCAGAATTACAGGATTTGTTCGTGGAAAATAATGATCGATTTACGAGGAATTGTTTTGGGTTCCAACCAATTTTCACCTGCAATGGCGGCGATATGAAACAACTCACAGACATCGGTGAAGATGCGTTGATTGCCCGACTGGTGCGAGACCTGGAATCGGGTGCCGATGTGGTGACCGGACCGGGCGACGACTGTGCGGTGGTGGACATCGGACATGCCGACCGGTATCAACTTTTAAAAACCGACTGTCTGGTGGAGGGGGTGCATTATCTCGCCGATGCCGAGGCTGAAAAAGTAGGTTGGAAAGCGATCGCCAGAGTGGTCAGCGATTTTGCCGCAATGGGTGGCACGCCTTCGCAACTTCTGGTCACCCTGGTGATGCCCGGTGGGCAATCGGTGGACTATCTCGAGCAGCTGTATCGCGGCATGCAGCAATGCGCGGCGCAATTCGGTGCGGTGATCAGCGGAGGTGAAACCAGTTCCGTGCCGACCGGTTCAGCCGCGGTGATCTCGGTCGCCGGCACCGGCTGGGTGCGCAAAGACCAGTTGGTTTTGCGCAGTGGTGGGCAGGTAGGCGACCTGGTGATGGTGACTGGCTTGTTAGGTGGCTCCATCCGTGGAAAACACCTCAGCTTCACACCGCGTGTCACTGAGGCGGCGTGGCTGGCCGAATACTTTCCGCTGCACGCGATGATGGATCTCTCCGATGGGGTGGCGAAGGATTTACCCCGACTCGCGACCATGAGTGGCTGCGGATTTATCATTCGGGAGGATCAGGTGCCCTGTTCGGAAAACGTCGACGTGGCGGCAGCCTTGGGAGATGGCGAAGACTACGAGCTGCTGTTCACGATCGCTCCCGATCATTTGGAGCGACTGCAGAGTGAGTGGGGGCGGCAATTTCCCGATCTCGCCCTCAGTGTGTTGGGTGAACTGACTGTGGCAGAGGTAGGGATTCAGTCGGAGGCTGGCGGCTGGGAACATTTCACATCCTGACGGAGCGTCCGCTTGCGTCTGACGTAAGCGACTCCACCCAGTAGTGCGATGGCCAGGGCGATCAGCTGATAGCCGGACATTCCGGCGAAGGGCTTGGGGGTGGCACGGAGGAACTCGTGGAAAAAGCGGAACAGGCCGTATGCCATCAGGTAGAGGTGGAAGTGCTGCCACTGCTGGGATCGCCTGCGTCGCAGCCAGATGAAGACGAGGATCGCTGCGACATTGAAGGCGATCTCCATCGGCACTGCCGGCCAGCGATTGATCCCCGCCGGGAGTTGGCAGGCTATGCCCGGGCAGCATCCCTGACTCAGACATCCGAATCGTCCCAAGATGATGCTGATGGGCACAATAAGGGCGAAACGGTCACCGGTGATCTTACGGTATCCGAACCATTTCTTGAAGACCTCAACACCCAGATAGCCTCCTAACAGAGCTCCGGTGATCGATTTTCCCGACAGCCAATGCAGCCATCGATCGTCGCCGGTATGCATCCACCCTTCGGAAACGAGGTAGGCCAATTTCGCTCCCACGAAGGCACAGGCGAGGGCGCAGAAGTAAACCTTCGGGAGGAGGGCGTCATCACGCGACATCTGGAGCCAATAAAAGGCACTCAGTAAGATCGCTGCCAGCATCGTCAGGCTATACCAGCTGAGCGATGTGTTCTGGAGAATCTCAGGCATTGGCGACGATGGCAACTGCGCAGAGGCCAAAGGCCAGAACGATGACGGTTGCTGGAGCGACGAGGATTTGCCAGAAGGCGAATTTGACACTGTGCTCTAACAGAGGTTGTAAAAGTGGGGTTCCATTTTCCTTGGGAACACCGGGCGCTAGGAAGGCGTCACAGGCGCCGATCAACAATGTGATGATTGCAGCTAAAAACAGATACACCGCCCCGTGCAGTGGGTAAAAATTATAGCCTAGACTAAGCAATATTAAACAAGTTGGCCCAGGAGATATCCAGATCATGAAGCGGAAAAACTTGATCCCAGGGTTCGGTTCGCTACGTAACAAGGGCTGTTGTGGCGGATGCCTTTGTTCGAGGTCGAACACGTCTTCCAAGGGCGACTGTGGATCTTTTGGTGGCACGGGTTCCATGATGTCTAACTGTTTTGTATTCCGGAGTGATAATAGCGGCAGAAGGAATCTAGTTTTCCATCGGGGCGGATGACATGGGTGCAGCAGCGGTCGATGCGATCTTCATCCCAGGTCCATGAATCCATGAAGGGTTTGATGAACAGGCGGAAGGTATCTTTTTCCTCCATTTCGAACTTGTGCAGAAGTTCACCTAAGGCGGTGTTCTCACAGCCGCATTGCTGCAGGTCCGCCAGCTCGTAACGCACCTTGTCCTGGAGGAAATCCTGCACCGTGGAGAAATCGATGAAGTCGCTGATGGAGCGCACACCGAGGGGAGTTTTCAGCAAATACCCAATCGTCGCGCAGTTGGGATCGCCACAGGGGAGGGGTGTAAAATCTTCGAACTTGATGGTTCCGTCCGACTGATCGACGCAGCCTAAAATAATATCCGCGGCATTTAGTCGTGATGCTTCGGGTGTGAGTTGATTCGCAGCAATGCCGTCGGGCATCCGGCCCGACCAGAACATCGGTTGAAAACTGACTCCGCGGCAGTTGTCGTGGGCAAGGCCGAACTGGATGGTGCTCCAGAGCTCGGCGACGTTCTGAGGGGTGACGGTCATGGCGAGAGTGACGGGAATGTTTTCCTGCGCACAGCGTTCCATGACGCGTTGTTTCATCGCTCTGAGGTCCCCACCGCGCAGAGCTTTCTGAGCTTCCGGGCCGGTGCCATCGAACTGCAGGTAGAGTTGGAAATTGCCACGGCGCGCCCGTTGCCCCAGTTCGGTGAGGAAAACATCGTCCTTGGCGATGAGAACACCGTTGGTATTGACCAAGACATAATCGATGCCGTCACGCTCATGAATCCAATCGAGCAGTTCGAAAAACTGCGGGTGCAAGGTGGGCTCGCCACCGGAGAGTTGCAGGATCTCGATGTTCTTTTTACGATCTAACACACCTTCGATGCGTTCTTGGATGTTTTCCAATGAGTGGTAGTCCAGCTTCTCATTGACGCCGGTCGGTGAGGCGGCGAAGCACGTGGGGCAAGCCAGATTACAGGAATCGACAATTTCGATCAGCGCGAGGCAGGTCGAGAGCGTTTCCACCGTCTGTCCCTTCTCGGCAAGTGCATTTCTCCCCAAGGTGCCATCGTTGCCGGTAGGGTCCGCGCAGCAGGCGCCACTACCGCAGCAGGCATTATCGTCGCTGCCCTTCGACATCCAGTAGAACCGAGCATCGGAAGAAATACACATGCTCGCCTCGCCGTGTTCTGGGCAGGTGCGCGTGAGGTAAACTTTCGATGGGGTTGCATTGGTTTTCCAAACCTCTGCGGGGCAAAGGTCATGGCAAACCGGGCAGCGTGAGCGGGTGTGCTTGAGATGGGTTCGGAAGGATGGAAGAGAAGCAATCATAGAAGGTCTTTGATGCTTCTAACACAGCCTCCACGGATCGAAGAATCGAAAAAACAACCGAAAACATCGGCTCAAGCAATGCTTCCCATGGTGTCACCCATACGGGCGTAAGTTTCCACCTGCTTCGCTGAATTGGCTAACAAATCATCGGCGAGCTGGATTTTCCCCGGCTCAAAAACGGTGATCGTGGAAGATCCGCCAAAGGCAAAGTATCCCTTCTCGGCGCCTTTGGTCATCGCTTGGTTAGCTTGATAGGTCTGCAAAATGCTGCCCACACAGGTGGCACCAATTT
It encodes the following:
- a CDS encoding mechanosensitive ion channel family protein, which produces MIDLEAIKSTLFALVNDRQDYWQWAVIILCAAGGVVGTHLIRRTLFAPGSVCQKFVTRFFELGKGINGVPALTCFLLWITWSARINWSASQVAKGLAPVPSGYIYTTALLVTAFVIYQFATALSKGRAAPRLLGGAMLFIFALHLFGWLTPLSQALQNIRLPLGSIEINLWSITAGIAALFLLLWLVGLSTRFIDAVVKPRSDIPPSIKVLIGKGSRILLYFGACIWALKIGGVPLGGLAVFSGALGLGLGFGLQKVISNLVSGVIILLDKSIKPGDVIEIDGTFGWINSIRTRYISVITRDRKEILIPNEDFVTNKVVNWSFTDRIVRIKADVGVSYATDVPEAIEICKKAVRSLPRVLNDPEPNCLLMGFGDSSIDLQVRFWIDDAPQGVSNIRSEVLLAVWKAFKEHEIEIPFPQRDLHIKSGHSLTLTAPPAKDPIS
- a CDS encoding L-serine ammonia-lyase, producing MISVLDLFTIGIGPSSSHTVGPMRAAYQFTKDLASAPVADRVACLKCDLYGSLAATGKGHGTDTAVILGMMGNDPESIDAKRIPELLEATRSRQKLIWNAPHEVDFHEREHLTFHRVQPLPMHPNGMHLLALDAAGEVLMEEIYYSLGGGFIATEEEMNNPNFGNEVEPVYPFDSADALTALCDQHHISIPEIIMANENLVRPEEETRAALDRIWAAMQECVRSGCENEGIMPGGLHVNRRAKAVHKKLMGKAETGLTDPLSILDWVNLYALAVNEENASGGRVVTAPTNGAAGIIPAVLHYATRFKHSPHQKNNDQREAVHRFLLTAGAIATLYKKNASISGADVGCQGEVGVACSMAAGALVDYLGGDHHQVENAAEIGMEHNLGLTCDPIGGLVQIPCIERNAMGAVKAINAARICMSGDGTHFVSLDKVIKTMKDTGKDMQEKYKETSRGGLAVNVVEC
- the coaD gene encoding pantetheine-phosphate adenylyltransferase; this translates as MRTAVYAGSFDPPTNGHLWMIKQGLELFDRLYVAIGSNPAKNYSFSVDERLQLLRESIPSCERLTISEFNNRYLVDYAREVGAQYILRGIRAADDYEYERVMRHINADMAPNITTTFLMPPRDIAELSSSMVKSLIGPAGWQETVRRYVPGPVFSALEEIDPA
- a CDS encoding radical SAM protein, translating into MIASLPSFRTHLKHTRSRCPVCHDLCPAEVWKTNATPSKVYLTRTCPEHGEASMCISSDARFYWMSKGSDDNACCGSGACCADPTGNDGTLGRNALAEKGQTVETLSTCLALIEIVDSCNLACPTCFAASPTGVNEKLDYHSLENIQERIEGVLDRKKNIEILQLSGGEPTLHPQFFELLDWIHERDGIDYVLVNTNGVLIAKDDVFLTELGQRARRGNFQLYLQFDGTGPEAQKALRGGDLRAMKQRVMERCAQENIPVTLAMTVTPQNVAELWSTIQFGLAHDNCRGVSFQPMFWSGRMPDGIAANQLTPEASRLNAADIILGCVDQSDGTIKFEDFTPLPCGDPNCATIGYLLKTPLGVRSISDFIDFSTVQDFLQDKVRYELADLQQCGCENTALGELLHKFEMEEKDTFRLFIKPFMDSWTWDEDRIDRCCTHVIRPDGKLDSFCRYYHSGIQNS
- a CDS encoding prolipoprotein diacylglyceryl transferase, producing MPEILQNTSLSWYSLTMLAAILLSAFYWLQMSRDDALLPKVYFCALACAFVGAKLAYLVSEGWMHTGDDRWLHWLSGKSITGALLGGYLGVEVFKKWFGYRKITGDRFALIVPISIILGRFGCLSQGCCPGIACQLPAGINRWPAVPMEIAFNVAAILVFIWLRRRRSQQWQHFHLYLMAYGLFRFFHEFLRATPKPFAGMSGYQLIALAIALLGGVAYVRRKRTLRQDVKCSQPPASD
- the thiL gene encoding thiamine-phosphate kinase; amino-acid sequence: MKQLTDIGEDALIARLVRDLESGADVVTGPGDDCAVVDIGHADRYQLLKTDCLVEGVHYLADAEAEKVGWKAIARVVSDFAAMGGTPSQLLVTLVMPGGQSVDYLEQLYRGMQQCAAQFGAVISGGETSSVPTGSAAVISVAGTGWVRKDQLVLRSGGQVGDLVMVTGLLGGSIRGKHLSFTPRVTEAAWLAEYFPLHAMMDLSDGVAKDLPRLATMSGCGFIIREDQVPCSENVDVAAALGDGEDYELLFTIAPDHLERLQSEWGRQFPDLALSVLGELTVAEVGIQSEAGGWEHFTS
- a CDS encoding tetratricopeptide repeat protein, which produces MLLRLLILISLLTISLTAAPSQSKAMRELAKNATYQEGAKAMDGQLADIAIQKFRTVLDQAKLGEDARAYTSLALAEALIRSSLSQQGTRLQAEEALKILNSEKLAEVSSAVVWKAEALASLGRYQEAEAALAEVPKTHAQFSETQLARARIQLALNQTSAATATLTALDQSKHPEIRNTANLLAAEIHINLGHFEAAEEALNRVDEQNSGAAKLKEYLNARKQLSEGKAEEAINRFQSLITAPDHLSERIFRACVLGLADAQAASEQNDKAIATLVQYITDHPDSSVLQPLFLRLIRLLPEEVPMDHPTLVKLREWSDEAPVLDNPLYLAGASADAIPIQTPSTTAYSDRITLSLYYRAKLLARSADPNNHLKALALLTRLRAIQFSHNIYANELYMRLSSASLLDTAYLHLKRNQPELATYTLEVMEKIAFSPRLKDQASFLRGLLLAKAGQPKQALPAFNFALESASSDIASAASINAGVMSLLSSNLKSFDKIAASTQDQKILTSLTLERALWKCSQGDIAGRSDLDSFIMAHPDHPRVNEAHLALASACVDISPPDVELAKAHLEIIRSRLTTQEDLHTIARIAIRAEELIQNWPAAAKIAESFIRKFKDSLYLPSMMVKMGEAHYHNEDFNKARRIFQEVAAKYPDSPYKPYAEFYAAMAARLGGTSQAREESISMFQQIIESDHPLATEARIQQSRVLIDLRQYEKAEKTLAPLQKAKDPSIRRAAGVLLADCLHRQGSTDSAKYDQAIAIYNDLLAEKNLPLAWHNRIHFLRGQTYESNKQRGKALDSYIDVIIQADAGQVLPLNEVEWLWFYRCGFKALAMLESDKRWEAAVKFARRIATFKGPRAEEAAKRANNLAKTHMIWED